Proteins found in one Aspergillus puulaauensis MK2 DNA, chromosome 8, nearly complete sequence genomic segment:
- a CDS encoding uncharacterized protein (COG:S;~EggNog:ENOG410PR6R;~InterPro:IPR036867,IPR025952,IPR039629;~PFAM:PF13902;~go_function: GO:0003676 - nucleic acid binding [Evidence IEA]) codes for MAIHPSFPSQADVGGPLSSQQAQAISAWTEQAAASLGDLRITDSTPRSEGTAALRGTSVSLSIPLDDHFPATDASPNPRVRIVDQNPEESRKVPAITFRRREPLRRDSLKRREALLKGKDGSRRRQRWENDRLLHNPWAEPPSSRDWMPHPTHTRHEPMPYFLAPLWDKHYAHLDRAPKQGQDAKAERYHIPKELRLKLKQARAARGMLQDLEEDIRQFIERWNQRQLVRQKDGLADAPSSSDEDSEDEVVFVGRNGQTHDSPDRRTKLQSMRETMSSYNERDGEKMVFESLVDDRAAGFGRWLVHSIASYYGLHTWSVTVGSPARREAYVGFYPPSSGSRAGLLSHPPKGCREETTIQPGEKLPRPLWSQV; via the exons ATGGCAATCCATCCCAGTTTCCCATCGCAAGCGGACGTCGGGGGGCCGTTGTCTTcacagcaggcgcaggcgatATCGGCTTGGACAGAAcaggctgctgcttctttggGGGATTTGAGAATTACGGACTCAACGCCGAGGAGCGAAGGAACCGCTGCGCTACGGGGAACGTCTGTCTCGTTGTCAATTCCTCTGGATGACCATTTTCCGGCTACAGATGCTAGCCCTAACCCGAGAGTTAGAATCGTGGATCAAAACCCAGAGGAGTCCCGAAAGGTGCCGGCCATCACCTTCCGACGTCGCGAACCGCTCCGTCGGGACAGTTTGAAAAGACGCGAGGCTCTGTTGAAGGGAAAGGATGGCAGTCGTCGCAGACAACGCTGGGAGAATG ATCGCCTCTTGCATAACCCATGGGCCGAACCGCCATCCTCTAGGGACTGGATGCCACATCCCACTCACACCCGTCATGAACCTATGCCATACTTCCTGGCGCCGCTTTGGGATAAGCATTATGCGCACCTTGATCGTGCACCCAAGCAGGGACAAGACGCAAAAGCCGAAAGATATCATATTCCGAAAGAACTTcgcttgaagctgaagcaagCTCGTGCTGCACGTGGTATGCTGCAGGACCTGGAAGAAGATATTAGGCAGTTCATTGAACGGTGGAACCAGAGACAACTGGTACGCCAGAAAGACGGTCTTGCCGATGCACCGTCGTCGTCCGACGAAGACTCGGAAGACGAAGTCGTCTTTGTGGGACGAAACGGACAGACGCATGACTCGCCTGATCGCCGAACAAAGCTGCAAAGTATGCGCGAGACGATGAGTTCGTACAATGAGCGTGACGGTGAGAAGATGGTGTTTGAGAGTCTTGTCGATGACCGCGCAGCTGGATTTGG TCGCTGGCTCGTCCATTCTATTGCCTCCTACTACGGTCTCCACACATGGTCTGTCACTGTTGGAAGCCCCGCTCGACGAGAAGCCTATGTTGGATTTTACCCACCTTCTTCAGGAAGTCGCGCTGGCTTGCTTTCGCATCCACCTAAAGGCTGCCGTGAGGAAACAACGATCCAGCCAGGAGAGAAACTGCCGAGACCGCTGTGGTCACAGGTATGA
- a CDS encoding histone deacetylase hosB (COG:B;~EggNog:ENOG410PG59;~InterPro:IPR023696,IPR023801,IPR000286,IPR037138;~PFAM:PF00850) has translation MDPSKSFTAAPTTKTPSRTPPRPPPPIDPSIFSDRLNDPSLAAIPAPVSPGGLCPSLLSPSDSPMRSGIHPTQQPQPQTQPTPRRIPSSSSLRDERRKSTPNLKKQSSTASLRSSQPGGPVSPRPSLSRRSSSTLATSPTAAASLSASGYIMSSRKTSLSAATEQSVPTATSIAADHFKKEIDHHQSTDLQSQTLVIIHDACYGHRFSRPRASRAILSSIVERPERVQACVVGISAAYVRLGRRYTGGLFAPHPDVNLHQLPVPPFQIRKTSRTMAIGSTAVTHVHGTKWMEDLKSMCDAAESRLASSGKELVRPRSSGRDSATGKSPAPAFHEGDLYLCSESLNAFEGALGGVCEGIDGVFGPGPTKRAFVCIRPPGHHCSSGHPSGFCWINNVHVGISYAAMTHGLTHAAILDFDLHHGDGSQDITWEQNQKASTAPRNAAAHKKAMVGYFSLHDINSYPCEMGEPEKVRNASVCIENAHGQSIWNVHLEPWKTEQDFWELYSTKYIILIEKARAFLKMQTDRLASVPNGPPPKAAIFISAGFDASEWEGSGMQRHKVNVPTDFYARFTADVVRMAEEQGLGVDGRVVSVLEGGYSNRALTTGVLSHLSGLGDSTQNVEPAGVDQINRLATEMTDRLGLYDTTPVPSQKPILAAAYDQEWWSPAPLEELESLVYPPPPASKPREKTAPTYFAPTQSFAAKVVPPSRDRRSTGSHASLDLEPSPLPPVGWAVAAHELSKVLIPSDRQTSSYKPEQLNAEASRLRRERHAATTDAARSMAGTPTESAIGEENKMKLRIRKPKASLPSTPRPETPARRTNRNSRRTTFDSPGALPDPSSSPGPRASRRKSATSTNSEQDGPASRPVSQGSVTLRKPSTSRPGTPRRAASPRKAPPVPRVPSTVLTAMTREDQPVTSEPPPSGSEHVQDDMDTLTADVKKLSIKLKVPTPEENAARERKLTEEGKRKPLKAPPKTSRSHRKVSAGKRPVPNTTSKATSQPPAPCSSHDEPPLPDVSRQMYTEKQDPKAAKRQVGNPLVTPDASSPIPFEENKEPKIEPAAEEHRWNPNSVLSEPGAGSSETAYASISPPLTPGVVGDSVSPKSMVYSAPASAAVTRHGLPVFMSHGPIPFAPSDSTKETAESKPESA, from the coding sequence ATGGACCCCTCCAAGTCATTCACTGCAGCTCCCACCACCAAAACCCCCTCAAGAACGCCTCCGCGTCCTCCACCCCCCATCGATCCCTCCATCTTTTCCGACCGTCTGAATGATCCGTCGCTTGCTGCGATTCCCGCTCCCGTCTCTCCGGGTGGTCTCTGCCCCTCGCTTCTATCGCCGTCTGATTCTCCCATGCGTTCGGGCATCCACCCAACACAGCAACCGCAACCCCAAACACAACCAACTCCCCGACGTATTCCAAGCTCCAGTTCATTGAGGGATGAAAGGCGCAAATCTACACCTAATCTGAAGAAACAATCTTCCACTGCCTCGCTTCGGTCTAGCCAACCGGGAGGCCCTGTCTCTCCGCGGCCTAGTCTGTCCCGTCGCTCATCCTCCACTCTTGCGACGTCACCTACCGCAGCTGCCTCACTCAGCGCCAGCGGTTATATAATGTCTTCTAGGAAGACTTCGTTATCTGCAGCGACGGAACAATCGGTGCCAACTGCTACTTCCATCGCGGCCGATCACTTTAAGAAGGAAATCGACCACCATCAATCGACCGATCTGCAATCGCAGACCTTAGTTATCATCCACGATGCGTGTTATGGCCATCGCTTTTCGCGTCCCCGCGCCTCTCGTGCCATCCTGAGCTCGATTGTCGAGCGACCAGAACGTGTTCAGGCTTGTGTTGTAGGCATATCTGCTGCGTATGTTCGACTTGGCCGCAGATATACTGGTGGATTGTTCGCCCCTCATCCCGATGTGAACCTTCACCAGCTTCCCGTTCCTCCGTTTCAGATTCGCAAAACATCACGTACAATGGCGATAGGCTCTACGGCCGTCACTCATGTGCATGGGACTAAGTGGATGGAGGACCTCAAGTCTATGTGCGATGCCGCTGAATCGCGGCTTGCGTCGAGCGGCAAGGAATTGGTACGGCCTCGCAGCAGTGGCAGGGATAGCGCGACCGGGAAATCCCCTGCGCCTGCCTTCCACGAAGGGGATCTGTATTTGTGTTCAGAGTCTTTGAACGCATTTGAAGGGGCCTTGGGTGGAGTATGTGAGGGAATAGATGGAGTGTTTGGCCCAGGACCCACGAAACGCGCATTTGTTTGCATTCGCCCTCCCGGCCACCACTGCTCGTCTGGTCATCCGTCCGGATTTTGCTGGATTAACAATGTCCACGTAGGCATTTCTTACGCCGCAATGACCCATGGTCTGACCCACGCTGCGATTTTGGACTTCGACCTTCATCATGGTGACGGCTCGCAGGATATCACTTGGGAACAGAATCAGAAAGCATCCACTGCGCCGCGAAATGCAGCTGCTCACAAAAAGGCCATGGTAGGGTATTTTAGCTTGCACGATATAAATTCGTACCCTTGTGAAATGGGCGAACCGGAGAAAGTACGCAATGCAAGTGTATGCATCGAAAATGCACATGGGCAATCTATTTGGAATGTCCACCTAGAGCCGTGGAAAACTGAGCAGGATTTCTGGGAACTTTATTCAACCAAATATATCATTTTGATTGAGAAGGCTCGTGCTTTCTTGAAAATGCAGACTGATCGCCTGGCAAGTGTACCCAATGGTCCTCCGCCTAAAGCTGCAATTTTCATTTCTGCCGGCTTCGATGCTAGTGAATGGGAAGGTTCAGGCATGCAAAGGCACAAGGTGAATGTCCCTACCGACTTTTATGCTAGGTTCACGGCCGATGTTGTGCGCATGGCAGAGGAGCAAGGACTCGGCGTGGATGGGCGGGTCGTCAGTGTTTTGGAAGGGGGCTACAGCAATCGAGCTCTGACCACTGGCGTCTTGAGCCACTTGTCAGGATTGGGAGATAGCACGCAAAATGTAGAACCGGCTGGTGTTGACCAGATCAATCGCCTGGCAACTGAAATGACGGATCGCCTTGGGCTGTACGATACGACACCTGTTCCCAGCCAGAAACCTATTTTAGCGGCCGCCTATGATCAAGAATGGTGGTCCCCCGCCCCGttggaagagctggagtccTTGGTCTATCCACCACCCCCTGCCAGCAAGCCTCGGGAAAAGACAGCGCCGACATACTTTGCTCCGACCCAGTCGTTTGCCGCAAAGGTTGTCCCTCCAAGTAGAGATCGGAGATCCACCGGTTCACACGCCAGCTTAGATCTGGAGCCATCCCCACTACCACCGGTGGGCTGGGCGGTGGCTGCCCACGAGTTATCCAAGGTTCTGATACCAAGTGACCGTCAAACCTCCAGCTATAAACCCGAGCAGCTCAACGCCGAAGCATCACGCTTGAGGCGAGAACGACATGCTGCTACCACCGATGCTGCTCGTTCGATGGCAGGAACGCCGACTGAATCAGCTATAGgcgaagaaaacaagatgAAACTTCGCATTAGGAAACCCAAGGCTTCGCTACCGAGCACACCTAGGCCTGAGACTCCAGCACGCCGAACCAACAGGAACAGTCGCAGAACGACATTTGATTCTCCTGGCGCCCTCCCCGACCCATCTAGTTCGCCCGGACCCCGTGCGTCACGTAGAAAGAGTGCAACCTCGACAAACTCTGAGCAAGATGGACCGGCTTCGAGACCGGTGTCACAGGGCTCGGTGACTTTACGCAAGCCAAGCACATCCCGGCCTGGGACCCCGAGACGCGCAGCAAGTCCAAGGAAAGCACCGCCCGTGCCCCGCGTTCCGTCTACGGTCCTCACTGCTATGACCCGGGAAGACCAGCCCGTTACATCAGAGCCTCCACCCAGTGGCAGCGAGCATGTGCAGGATGACATGGACACTTTGACGGCTGATGTCAAAAAGCTGAGCATTAAACTGAAAGTGCCTACTCCGGAGGAGAATGCGGCCCGAGAGAGGAAGCTGACAGAAGAGGGCAAGCGTAAGCCCCTCAAGGCTCCCCCGAAGACGTCCCGCTCTCATAGGAAAGTGTCAGCGGGCAAGAGACCGGTTCCAAACACTACTTCAAAGGCGActtctcaacctccagctccttgcaGCTCCCACGACGAGCCTCCGCTTCCGGACGTCTCTAGGCAGATGTATACCGAGAAACAGGATCCAAAAGCTGCCAAAAGACAGGTGGGAAATCCCCTTGTAACTCCAGACGCATCATCGCCTATCCCAtttgaagaaaacaaagaacCAAAAATTGAGCCTGCCGCCGAAGAGCATCGTTGGAATCCGAACTCAGTTCTCAGTGAGCCCGGCGCTGGCTCTTCTGAAACTGCGTACGCGAGCATTTCTCCGCCTTTGACCCCGGGAGTGGTGGGTGACTCTGTAAGTCCAAAGTCTATGGTGTATTCGGCTCCTGCGTCCGCGGCAGTGACTAGACATGGCCTCCCGGTATTCATGTCTCATGGCCCGATTCCTTTTGCACCGTCGGACTCCACTAAAGAAACCGCTGAATCGAAACCCGAGTCCGCCTGA
- a CDS encoding uncharacterized protein (COG:S;~EggNog:ENOG410Q1GN) has product MCRQYLTLYNWCQCEVDSGYQACGTGQPDPECVGTGFETVTMHCFCEKHATKKFTTEKKHEKHQRKQSRSSRLSITSNSSRNSRYSDASLVQVENDPQQAPSLRQRWYRRWSGIF; this is encoded by the coding sequence ATGTGCCGCCAATACCTTACCCTCTACAACTGGTGCCAATGCGAAGTAGACTCTGGCTACCAGGCGTGTGGCACTGGCCAGCCGGACCCAGAGTGTGTCGGCACTGGCTTTGAGACGGTCACCATGCACTGCTTTTGTGAGAAGCACGCGACAAAGAAATTCACTACAGAGAAGAAGCACGAGAAGCACCAGAGAAAGCAAAGCCGCTCCTCACGCTTGTCTATCACTAGCAATTCCTCCCGCAATTCGCGGTACTCGGATGCCAGTCTCGTCCAGGTGGAGAATGACCCCCAGCAAGCTCCGAGTTTGCGGCAGAGGTGGTACCGCCGGTGGTCAGGAATTTTCTGA